One genomic region from Vibrio cyclitrophicus encodes:
- the thiQ gene encoding thiamine ABC transporter ATP-binding protein: MLVMKNVDYHYHQELFSFDFQAEQGDIVALMGPSGAGKSTLLALVAGFIEPTSGEISVAGQSLIGKEAHQRPLAMLFQEHNLFAHLTVRENIGLGLHPGLKLTVTQKLEVEQAATQVGVAEYLDRLPEHLSGGQRQRVALARCFVQPHNIWLLDEPFSALDPLLREEMLSLVKRLAAERNITVLMVTHHLGDARSIANKFVFVALGKVLVEDSIDALTVDHPQVELSSFVRAGE, from the coding sequence ATGTTAGTGATGAAAAATGTGGATTACCATTATCACCAAGAGTTGTTTAGTTTTGATTTCCAAGCAGAGCAGGGCGATATTGTTGCTCTTATGGGGCCAAGTGGTGCGGGGAAATCAACGCTACTCGCATTGGTTGCTGGCTTTATTGAGCCAACATCGGGCGAGATCTCGGTGGCAGGCCAATCGCTGATTGGCAAAGAAGCACATCAGCGCCCATTGGCGATGTTGTTCCAAGAACATAACCTATTTGCGCACCTCACGGTGCGTGAAAATATTGGCCTGGGTTTGCACCCAGGATTAAAGCTTACGGTAACCCAAAAGCTAGAAGTCGAACAAGCTGCTACACAAGTAGGGGTTGCTGAGTATTTAGATCGGCTGCCAGAGCATTTATCGGGTGGTCAGCGTCAGCGTGTTGCGCTAGCTCGCTGTTTTGTACAGCCGCATAATATTTGGCTGCTTGATGAGCCATTTTCTGCGCTTGATCCTTTGCTTCGTGAAGAGATGCTGAGCTTAGTGAAGCGATTAGCGGCAGAGCGAAACATTACTGTTTTGATGGTGACACACCATTTAGGTGATGCGCGCAGTATCGCGAACAAGTTTGTGTTTGTGGCATTGGGTAAGGTTTTAGTCGAAGACTCGATAGATGCGCTAACTGTCGATCACCCACAAGTCGAATTGAGTTCCTTTGTTCGAGCAGGTGAGTGA
- the yjgA gene encoding ribosome biogenesis factor YjgA, producing MARKNQKAPWEPEEEIIWVSKTEMKTDMDALQKLGEELVGLKPSVLDKFPLSEDLAQAIKDAQRFKNEAKRRQLQYIGKVMRSVDPEPIQAALDKVRNKHSQATAELHKLEQLRDRVVAEGDTAISDVMDMYPEADRQRLRQLARQANKEKSANKPAKASREIFQILKELKLGD from the coding sequence ATGGCTCGCAAAAACCAAAAAGCCCCATGGGAACCAGAAGAAGAAATCATCTGGGTAAGTAAGACAGAAATGAAAACGGACATGGATGCCCTGCAAAAGCTGGGAGAAGAGCTTGTTGGTTTAAAGCCTTCTGTATTAGACAAGTTTCCTCTGTCTGAAGATTTGGCACAAGCGATTAAAGATGCACAACGCTTTAAAAATGAAGCGAAGCGCCGTCAACTTCAGTACATTGGTAAAGTAATGCGTAGTGTCGATCCTGAGCCAATTCAAGCGGCTTTGGATAAAGTACGTAACAAGCACTCACAAGCAACCGCTGAGCTACATAAGCTTGAGCAACTGCGTGACCGTGTTGTAGCTGAAGGCGATACTGCCATTTCAGACGTTATGGACATGTACCCTGAAGCAGACCGTCAACGTCTTCGTCAGCTCGCTCGCCAAGCTAACAAAGAAAAATCAGCGAACAAGCCAGCCAAAGCTTCTCGTGAAATTTTCCAAATCTTAAAAGAGCTAAAGCTAGGCGACTAA